The DNA segment GCATGGCGTTTAGCAGAGGCCAGTCCGCCACCGCATCACTCCCATCCGCCATGCCTTCGGTCTCCCGGTTGGGCGAAGCCACCGAACCGGAATCCAGATGGTCCCGACCGATAACGATCGGTGCCTTGAGCTCGCCCTTGCGAACCATTTCGTTGAAGGCCAGGCCCAGCTGGTCCCGCTCCCGATAGCCCACCCAGCAGATCCGGGAGGGCAAACCCTGAAACTGGATTCGCTCGGCCGCCGCATCCATCCAACGCATCAGCTCCGTATTTTCGGGAAACAACTCCTTGACCTTCTTGTCGGTCTTGTCGATATCCTCTGGATCCCCCGACAGTGCCACCCAACGGAAGGGCCCCACCCCCTCACAGAATCGAGGCCGGATATACAGCGGCACAAAGCCCTTGAAATCAAAGGCATTCTCAACACCGGCATCCTGGGCCATGGCCCGGATATTGTTGCCGTAATCGAAAGCAGGCACGCCTTTCTCATGGAAGCCGAGCATCGCTTGAACCTGGGCAGCCATGGAAGCCTTGGATTTTTCAACGTAGGCCCGGGCATCCTGCTCCCGCAGCTTTGCCGCCTCTTCCAGGGAATAACCCACCGGAATATAGCCATTCAGGGGATCATGGGCCGAGGTTTGGTCAGTCACAAGATCGGGATATCGATTGCCGGCCAGAATCTGGGGAAAGACTTCGGCAGCGTTGCCCAAGAGACCGATGGAACGGGCTTCACCTTCTTCCAGCGCCTCATCCAGCAAGGCAAAGGCCTCATCCAGGCTGTCCGCACGGCAGTCCAGATAGCCGGTTTCCAGACGCTTGTTGATCCGGCTGACATCCACCTCAACCGAGATGGAAGCCAGGCCGGCAATAGAGGCAGCCATGGGCTGGGCCCCGCCCATACCGCCCAGACCGCCAGTAAGCAGCCAACGCCCGGCCGGGTCTCCCTTGAAATGCTGGCGAACCGCTTCGGCAAAGGTTTCATAAGTACCCTGAACAATCCCCTGAGAACCGATATAAATCCAGGAGCCAGCCGTCATTTGCCCGTACATCATCAGGCCCTGCTTATCCAGCTCATGGAAATGATCCCAATTCGCCCATTTGGGTACCAGGTTGGAATTGGCGATCAAGACGCGGGGAGCCGACTCATGGGTCCGGAACACGCCCACCGGCTTGCCGGACTGAATCAGTAGGGTTTCATCATCCTCCAGGCGTTTAAGGGTATCGACGATGGCATCAAAACATTCCCAGTTCCGTGCTGCTCGGCCAATACCGCCATAAACCACCAGTTCCTTAGGGTTCTCTGCAACCGCTGGATCCAGATTATTGTGCAGCATCCGCAATGCGGCTTCCTGAACCCAGCCCTTACAACTCTTCGCTGCCCCCATCGGCGCATGCAATTCCACGTCTCGAAAACGCTGAGTCACGGTTCAACTCCCTAATCAAGGAAAAATCAGTGACTTATTGTACCAGCGCCGGGCTGCGTCCCAAGTGCTGTGGATTATGGCCTCCAAATCCGAACCTACCCGAGCTGAACTCAAGCTGCTTCAGATCATGCACGAGAAAGGCATCGTCACCCGGGAGAAGGACCAGCACGGCAAAGCTTGTATAAGAAGCCCCGCCCTTTCGAAGCGGGGTTCTCCTCTTTTCGGCCGCTGACTCAGGCCAGCCAGCGGCGGGCGTTACGAAACATCCGCAACCATGGCCCGGCATCACCCCGCCACTCCTCCGGGCGCCAGGAATGATTCACCATGCGTGTAATCCGCTCCGGGTGGGGCATCATGATGGTCGCTCGGCCATCCGCCGTGGTCAGCCCGGTAATGCCATCCGGTGAGCCATTGGGATTGGCGGGGTAAGACGTGGCCACCTGGCCCTGGTTATCCACATAACGCATGCTGACCAAGCCCTCGGCTTCCACCGCCCGGCGATCCGCCGCCTGGGCGAACTCGGCCCGACCTTCACCATGGGCAATGGCGATGGGCAGGCGGGAGCCCTCCATGCCGCTCAGGAACAGGGAGGGGCTTTTCACCACTTCCACCAGGCTGTAACGGGCCTCGAATTGCTCGGAGCGATTACGCAAAAAGCGCGGCCAATGCTCGGCCCCCGGAATCAGCTCGTTCAGGGCAGACAGCATCTGACAGCCATTGCAGACCCCCAAGGCAAAATGGTCGGGATTGCTGAAAAAGCGGGAGAAGATTTCCCGGGCCTGGTCGTTATAGAGAATGGACTTGGCCCAGCCTTGCCCGGCACCCAGCACATCCCCGTAGGAGAAGCCGCCACAGGCGACCAGGCCCTGCATGGCGGAAAGCTTTTCGCTGCCTTCCAGGATGTCGTGCATATGCACGTCCACCGCCTCGAAACCGGCCCGATGAAAACTGGCGGCCATTTCCACATGCCCGTTCACGCCCTGCTCGCGCAACACCGCCACCCGGGGCCGGCTGCCGGTATTCACAAAAGGTGCGGCCACATCGTCTGCCGGATCGAAACTCAGTTCGGGCTGCATGCCCGGGTCGGCTGAATCCAGAATGGCCGCCAGTGCCTCATCGGCACAGACCGGGTTATCACGCAGGGACTGCATGCGATGGCTGACCCGACTCCAGCTGGACAGCCAATTAAACAGGGATGCCTCACTCAGGGTTTGATCCCCCTGGGCCAGGCGGATCAGCTGATCATTTCGGGGCCGACCCAGACCATGCAGGCAGTCATCCAGGCCCACCTGGGCAAAGGCGGTCATCAGCGCTTCCCGGTCCGCATCCGCCACCTGGATCACCGCGCCCAGCTCTTCGTTAAACAGGGCTGCCAGGGCATCGTCCCCCAAACCTTCGAGGTTGGCGTCCAGGCCACAACGCCCGGCAAAGGCCATCTCGGCCAGGGTGGCCAGCAAGCCGCCGTCAGAGCGATCGTGATAGGCCAGGATTCGATCCTCGGCCAGCAGGGACTGGACCGCTTCGAAGAAAGCGGCCAAATCATCGGACTGGTCCAGGTCCGGGGCCGTCTGGCCAAAGCCTTCATGTACCTGAGCCAGAATGGAGCCGCCCAGGCGATTCTGGCCTCGACCCAGATCCACCAGGAAGAGTTCGCTGTCGCGGCGGGGCAGAAGCTGTGGCGTGACGCTGCGGCGCACATCCGTCACCGGGGCGAAGGCCGAGACGATCAGTGACACCGGCGAAACCACACTGTGGGCCTGGCCGTCTTCCTCCCAGCGGGTTTTCATGGACAGGGAGTCCTTGCCCACCGGAATAGTCAGGCCCAGCTTGCTGCAGAGCTCGTGACCCACCGCCTTGACCGTATCGAAGAGAATGGCGTCTTCCTGTTCGTGGTTGGCGGCCGCCATCCAGTTGGCGGACAGGCGGATCTTGCGCAGATCGCCGATATGGGCCGCGGCGATATTGGTCACCGCCTCGGCCACCGCCATGCGACCGGAGGCCGGCCCGTTAATCACGGCCAGGGGACTGCGTTCGCCCATGGCCATGGCTTCGCCGGTAAAGCCCTCATAGCCCGACAGGGTCACGGCGCAATCGGCCACCGGCACCTGCCAGGGGCCCACCATCTGATCCCGGACGCTTAAGCCGCCCACGGTGCGATCGCCAATGGTGATCAAAAAGCGCTTGTCGGCCACAGTGGGGTGGGACAGGACCCGCTCTATGGCTTGGGCCAGATCCAGACCCTGGGTATCAAAGGGCAACGGCCGGGGACTGGGCCGCCAGCTGTCCCGGGACATCTTGGGGGTCTTGCCCAGCAAGACCTCCATGGGCATGTCCACCGGCTGATTGCTGAAATGGGAGTCCACCACCGTCAGGCGGGGATCTACCGTGGCCTCGCCCACATCGGCATAGGGGCAGCGCTCCCGATCACAGATGGCATCAAAGCGGGCCATGTCCTCGGCAGCCACCGCCAGCACGTAACGCTCCTGGGCTTCATTGCACCAGATTTCCATGGGCGACATGCCCGGCTCCACACTGGGAATCTGGCGCAGGTCGATGCGCCCGCCCCGCCCGGCATCGTCCAGGATCTCGGGAATGGCATTGGACAGCCCGCCCGCCCCCACGTCGTGAATGGAGAGAATGGGGTTTTCCCCACCCTGGGACCAGCAGCGATCAATCACTTCCTGGCAACGGCGTTGAATCTCCGGGTTGTCCCGCTGTACGGAGGCAAAATCCAGCTCGGCATCGCTGCTGCCGCTGGCCACCGATGAGGCCGCACCACCGCCCAGACCGATCAACATGGCCGGACCGCCCAGTACCACCACCCGGGCACCGGCCGGCACGGTCTGCTTTTCCACATGCCCATCGCGAATATTGCCCATGCCGCCGGCGATCATGATGGGCTTGTGATAGCCGCGCACCGGGGCCTCGCCGGCCTCGGCCTGCTGTTCAAAGCTGCGGAAATAACCGGCCAGATTGGGCCGGCCGAATTCATTGTTGAATGACGCCGCCCCGATGGGCCCGTCCAGCATGATGTCCAGCGCCGAGGCAATACGGTCCGGGCGACCATGGTCCTGCTCCCAGGCGGCTTCCGCCCCCGGAATACGCAGATTGGAGACCGAGAAACCGGTCAGGCCGGCCTTGGGCTTGGCACCGATGCCGGTGGCCCCTTCATCCCGGATTTCGCCGCCGGAGCCGGTTGCCGCCCCCGGGTAGGGGGAGATGGCAGTGGGATGGTTGTGGGTCTC comes from the Natronospira proteinivora genome and includes:
- the hutU gene encoding urocanate hydratase, translated to MTQRFRDVELHAPMGAAKSCKGWVQEAALRMLHNNLDPAVAENPKELVVYGGIGRAARNWECFDAIVDTLKRLEDDETLLIQSGKPVGVFRTHESAPRVLIANSNLVPKWANWDHFHELDKQGLMMYGQMTAGSWIYIGSQGIVQGTYETFAEAVRQHFKGDPAGRWLLTGGLGGMGGAQPMAASIAGLASISVEVDVSRINKRLETGYLDCRADSLDEAFALLDEALEEGEARSIGLLGNAAEVFPQILAGNRYPDLVTDQTSAHDPLNGYIPVGYSLEEAAKLREQDARAYVEKSKASMAAQVQAMLGFHEKGVPAFDYGNNIRAMAQDAGVENAFDFKGFVPLYIRPRFCEGVGPFRWVALSGDPEDIDKTDKKVKELFPENTELMRWMDAAAERIQFQGLPSRICWVGYRERDQLGLAFNEMVRKGELKAPIVIGRDHLDSGSVASPNRETEGMADGSDAVADWPLLNAMLNTAGGASWVSLHHGGGVGMGYSIHSGVVIVADGSERAEKALSRVLVNDPGSGVMRHADAGYEHAKAIARERGVDMPMLDR
- the purL gene encoding phosphoribosylformylglycinamidine synthase; the protein is MQHFPGGSALSDFRLEKLTTTLREKLPQLKDITADWFYLADIDGELHDDQRTLLGRLLDDGSPAADGREGEAATIWVTPRLGTLSPWSSKASDILHRCGLDDIRRIERGVRYRVFADDSLDDAQWQTVAAALHDRMTESALSDLKQAAALFRQAEPAPVATVPVLDQGRQALEEANRCLGLALSDDEVDYLVDSFGKLGRDPADVELMMFAQANSEHCRHKIFNADWTIDGEAQAQSLFDMIRDTYRANSEGVLSAYRDNAAAVAGYETARYFPDSQRVYRLHQEPANIIMKVETHNHPTAISPYPGAATGSGGEIRDEGATGIGAKPKAGLTGFSVSNLRIPGAEAAWEQDHGRPDRIASALDIMLDGPIGAASFNNEFGRPNLAGYFRSFEQQAEAGEAPVRGYHKPIMIAGGMGNIRDGHVEKQTVPAGARVVVLGGPAMLIGLGGGAASSVASGSSDAELDFASVQRDNPEIQRRCQEVIDRCWSQGGENPILSIHDVGAGGLSNAIPEILDDAGRGGRIDLRQIPSVEPGMSPMEIWCNEAQERYVLAVAAEDMARFDAICDRERCPYADVGEATVDPRLTVVDSHFSNQPVDMPMEVLLGKTPKMSRDSWRPSPRPLPFDTQGLDLAQAIERVLSHPTVADKRFLITIGDRTVGGLSVRDQMVGPWQVPVADCAVTLSGYEGFTGEAMAMGERSPLAVINGPASGRMAVAEAVTNIAAAHIGDLRKIRLSANWMAAANHEQEDAILFDTVKAVGHELCSKLGLTIPVGKDSLSMKTRWEEDGQAHSVVSPVSLIVSAFAPVTDVRRSVTPQLLPRRDSELFLVDLGRGQNRLGGSILAQVHEGFGQTAPDLDQSDDLAAFFEAVQSLLAEDRILAYHDRSDGGLLATLAEMAFAGRCGLDANLEGLGDDALAALFNEELGAVIQVADADREALMTAFAQVGLDDCLHGLGRPRNDQLIRLAQGDQTLSEASLFNWLSSWSRVSHRMQSLRDNPVCADEALAAILDSADPGMQPELSFDPADDVAAPFVNTGSRPRVAVLREQGVNGHVEMAASFHRAGFEAVDVHMHDILEGSEKLSAMQGLVACGGFSYGDVLGAGQGWAKSILYNDQAREIFSRFFSNPDHFALGVCNGCQMLSALNELIPGAEHWPRFLRNRSEQFEARYSLVEVVKSPSLFLSGMEGSRLPIAIAHGEGRAEFAQAADRRAVEAEGLVSMRYVDNQGQVATSYPANPNGSPDGITGLTTADGRATIMMPHPERITRMVNHSWRPEEWRGDAGPWLRMFRNARRWLA